TATCCTTCAAAGCATAGACCACTTCTATGAAAGCAATGGAACTCTCATCAAGCACCGCACCCCCAAGTCCGATATCGTGCTTCATATGGTCACCACCTTTACGATCTCATCACGGTTGGTAAATGACTCAGATATCATAGACATTGTGGATGTAGATAAGCTCATATCTTACACCAGCAAGTTATTATATTACAGAGATAACTACACCCACATCAAGAACACGTGGCGTTTATTTGTGGAGACAGTCCTTGGGTCTGCCCCAAGTGTGTCTGAGCTCCtcgagttcaagttgaatttggtggatttaaagaagatcaagtcgGTTTTGGGACTAGACGGATCAGGCAAAGACACGTTAAGCGACGTGTTACTTATTGATATGCTCAGCTGCTGTTCTTCCGATGAGTCGGGTACTATCTACAACTTCGACTTCTCTAGAGCCACTCATGGCTTGTTCATTAACATTAAAGATTTTGCATGTATTTTAGGTAATTTGGGAGAATACGATTAATGAAAAATCTTGCGCGTATAAATATTCACACTGCAATGGTATATATTGatcctcaacaacttaAAGCCCTAGACAACCAAATCCTTGAGTCTTCCATTCCAGTGGTGTCCGAAATACATCTTCGAGGCGATGTAAATTTTTGTAGCATCAGGCaattggatttggtggtagcCCATTTATTTCAACGACTTACCCTAATGCCTCTGGTTAGATCCACACTTGTTCCCAATGCCAATATCATCCGCTTCTTGCTCACTGCCGCCTCGCGAGTGCCAGCCATAAACTATGCGGCTTCAAATGACCTGGACTATGTATCACAAATGGAATCAGAAAAGGAGATTCCACGGAACTACACCAACCTTACTCCTTTAAATACCAAAGCGGCACTATTATTACAGGTATACATCGGGCTTCTCAATACCTCAATCAGTGATCTGGAAAGGGAAGATATATACCACGAGTTTAACTTTGTATTTTCGGAGTTCATTGTGGCCCCATTGCATCAGAGGCCGTTTCAGGAACGAAATGCTAGCAAGCAGGCCAAAAAGGATATTAGCAATCTTTATTCTGTCACCCTGCTTCCAACCAACTCTCCAAAGAGCCGAAATAGACAGCAGAAAGAGGATAGTGCTGATGCCACCATGTATTCTCCTTCGGCCCACTCGGTGGTTGAAGATTCTGAAGATGGGTTCTCACCTATCTCTCGGCCTCGCGTactagaagaagagattgatGTTTTCGAGAAATTTGCACCTACAAAACCCACCTCGCAGAACAAGCGGTCTCTTTTGGACTCAATTGGGCTACTATCTCATATTGCTGCTCCACTGCTGCCTAGAAGTTCACGTAATTCACCCGAAATACCCTCACGAGTCAGAATGTTTGATGAGGAATTGATAACTGCAAAGTTGAAccccaacaccaacaaccacTATTCCTTATGGAATTTAGTTGAATGGATGTTCTACTGTGCATCATCAGCGTCAGATCCTCAGGATGATTTGACTGGGATCGACTATCACCGTCAGTTGTATTATAACTATAGCACATTTTTTACGCTTGtccttgattttgtggaGTTCGATTATTGGAGGTTTGTGGAGAAAAAGGTATGTCTGATTATTGACTGTGACGTGAAAGAATTCATGCAAGTGGTGCCACTGCTTTCTGCATCCGAGGTTAAATTATGTACAAAGGCCTTCCACTCATTTGACTTTCTACTTGCAAAATTGTTCCAGCAGAAAACCCCCAAGTTGATTTATTGGTTTGATAGAGGACTTGAAGCGGTATTTTCTGGTTTAGATGGGGCCCTGAGAGTACAGCAACCAATCCCTTGTTACGAGAAGGAGCTtgaattggccaaaaagctcaacaaaaataaatcagatttgatcaactcatGTGTATTAGACTCCTTTAAAATTAGACATAAATTTG
Above is a window of Yamadazyma tenuis chromosome 1, complete sequence DNA encoding:
- a CDS encoding uncharacterized protein (EggNog:ENOG503PVBX) — protein: MPSVRSTLVPNANIIRFLLTAASRVPAINYAASNDSDYVSQMESEKEIPRNYTNLTPLNTKAALLLQVYIGLLNTSISDSEREDIYHEFNFVFSEFIVAPLHQRPFQERNASKQAKKDISNLYSVTSLPTNSPKSRNRQQKEDSADATMYSPSAHSVVEDSEDGFSPISRPRVLEEEIDVFEKFAPTKPTSQNKRSLLDSIGLLSHIAAPSSPRSSRNSPEIPSRVRMFDEELITAKLNPNTNNHYSLWNLVEWMFYCASSASDPQDDLTGIDYHRQLYYNYSTFFTLVLDFVEFDYWRFVEKKVCSIIDCDVKEFMQVVPSLSASEVKLCTKAFHSFDFLLAKLFQQKTPKLIYWFDRGLEAVFSGLDGASRVQQPIPCYEKELELAKKLNKNKSDLINSCVLDSFKIRHKFVYTMYSMSLIYSYIESGNNQPKKLVDEESPLGLSNFTTQLSKKLNSLDPSAVEEFLKASLVHIDDTNYDKESFLFIVLMLRGLLHQTTKGEFSQDLAHIFRVFVNYPEEEFSRHLVAVFDNSSIFRRFMETELSVDSLGPLIQSWNIFQVTCCAISQLLQIWNYRQTVFTVEASFLSKYEVNLTKINSRFSSFLAQTSDWTPEYRTKAVKLKDQLRIVDFTSSWKNSTLRY
- a CDS encoding uncharacterized protein (EggNog:ENOG503P37F; COG:S), with protein sequence MAKRRGTEVSTKFLSINPQYEEEVLEVYAILTEEVEDLQLKQLRTVFKRLQIPKCFTADILQSIDHFYESNGTLIKHRTPKSDIVLHMVTTFTISSRLVNDSDIIDIVDVDKLISYTSKLLYYRDNYTHIKNTWRLFVETVLGSAPSVSELLEFKLNLVDLKKIKSVLGLDGSGKDTLSDVLLIDMLSCCSSDESGTIYNFDFSRATHGLFINIKDFACILGNLGEYD